The Candidatus Rokuibacteriota bacterium genomic interval GGGCTCCGGGGCTGCTCTGCATGAAGTCGGACGTGTCCGACGGGTTCCGGGGATTCAGGCTGGCGCTCCCCATCCCCGCCTTCGCCAGGTCGTTGTACATCCCGTCGGGCTCTCTCGAGTACAGGTACGCCGGGTTGTACGGCGTGTCCGGCCGCAGTCCCTCGGGCCGCGACACAGGAATGTCCGACGTATTGTGGAGGTTCTTCGCCCGCAGGACCTCGCGAAGCGCATCCAGGTTGCCGATGGCCAGCAGGAGCGGCATCCTGTGCCAGACCAGCCTGCGCCAGATGACAAGGCGGTTGACGATCCGATAGAGCGTCACGTACAGGAACACGCCGAGCGACTTCGGATCGGGCTGCCTGAATACGAGGCGGGCCATGTAGGTCGAGACGACCGTGGTGGCCATGACCATTCCCAGGATATGCGCGACGCGACTGGCCTTCGGCGCCATCAGCGCGCCGACGAACATCGTGAACGCCACCAGGTGCACCGCCCCTCTCTGCAGGCGGATCCATCTGATGTCTCCTCGTACGAGCCACAGCAGCGCGATGTCGAGACCCCACCACAGGGTCAAGACAAGGTCGGGCCACGGTTGGTCTACGATTCGCTCCGGGTTCGGCTTCGGGATGAGCCAGGATTGACTGTGAAAGATCTCACGGAAGTTTCCGTGGAAGGTCGCGATGACCGTCCAGTAGAGGTGTGACAAGAAGGCGACGTAGGAGAATGTCCAGAACGCCCGCCAATGACTTTCAACCGCCCCGGGCTTGAAGAGGATGAAGAAACACAGCGCGGGCGTGAGAAGGATCGCGGTGGCCCAGATGGTGAAAATCACGCGATAGTAGGTCAGCGTGTGGACGGGTGTCCACCCGGCGCGCGTCGCGTACCAGGCCGCATCCTCTGCGCCGATGTGGGCGAGGGCAATCAGCAGCAGAGACAGAATGCCTACCCTGGCAAACCTCGAGTTGATTGGACATGCGGCGCTGGCAGTCATTTGCCTCACCCTTTTCTCGTCGTCGTCACGACGGCAGGGGCGCGCCCCAGCCCGCGGCCAGGCGCCGGGTGCGCTCCACGTACCGCGGGACTCCAAGGCGCGTGAAGAGTGCTAAGGCCTGGGCGAGGTGCGCCCGGAGCGCGTCGCCGTCGCCCCGGGCGTGCGCCAGCTCGCCCAGCGCCAGCTCGGTGCGGGCGACCTCGTGCTCCATGTCTCCCGACACGAACAGCTCCCGCGCCTCGGTCAGGAGCCGGAGCGCGTCCGCCGGCGCTCCCTCGGCCTGTGCGAGGCGGGCGAGCAGCCGGCGGGTCAGGGCGCTGGCGTAGTGGAACTTACCCTCCTTGGCGAGCTCGAGACCCTCCGACGCCACCTGGCGCGCCCGGGCGAGGTCGCCCATCAGGAACAGGGCTTCGGAGAGATAGGCGGTGACCAGGCTCTGGAAGTGCCGGTGGCGGAACTGCACGAACATGTCGAGCGCCTGCTCCAGATGCCCGATGGCTTGAGCGGGCTGGCCGTTCTCGAGATACGCATAGCCCAGGAAGCAGAGCGCATCGGCCGTGTTGAAGGGATCAGGTGAGCGCTCGAGGCTCCGGCGGCAGCCTTCGATCCCGAGCTCGGCGTCGCCCATGAACGCGCGCATGCCACCGCTCGCCCAGGCCGCATAGCTCTGCAGCCGCTTGCTCCCGATCGCCGAACCGATGGCGTCGACCTTCGCCTCCTCGGCCAGGGCCGCGACGAACTGCCCGACAAACGCGTAGTTGATCCCCAGGATGAAGTGGGTCATCCCCAGCCAGTAGGGCTCGATGGTGCGCTCGAGCAGGACGATGGCCTCGGATGCGTGCGTGGTGACCTCGTGCGGCCGGCCCCACCAGATCCCATTCTGGGCCAGCACGTACCGGGCCTTGCCCATGGTGGATTCGTCCCCCGCTTCCCGGGACGCCTCGAGCGCCTTCCGGGCGTGCAGCTCCGAGCGCTCGTTGTCGCCCACGAAGCTCCACACGAGTCCGGCCTGGAAGTGAAAGAGCCCCGTGAGGCGAGGGTCCGCCACGCGATTGAGCCGCTCCTCGTGGGCCACGAGGAGATCGAGGATCTCCCGGAAGCGGCCGAGGAAGACCAGGGAGTTTGCCAGCCGCAGGACGAGCCCCAGGGTGAGCCGATCCTGCGCCTCGCGCGGCAGCCCGGGAACCCGCGCGAGAGCTTCCTCGAGCGCCGCGATCGCCTCCACGTGGGCGTGGCGGGACGCCGCCTTGTCGGCGAAGCGCGTGAGATAGTCGACGGCCTTCGCAGTCTCGCCGGTTCGCGCGAAATGGTACGCGAGGCGGTCATAGACGTCTTCGAGCCGGGCCGCGTGGAGCTGCTCGAGGGCGCGCCCGGCCGCGGCGTGGAGCTCCCGGCGCTGCGGCCCGAGGAGGCTCTCGTAGGCCATCTCCTGTATCAGCGCGTGCTTGAAGACGTACGCCGTTTCCTCGCCTGCGCGCCGCTCGTACAGAAACTCGAGCCGCTCGAGCTCGCGCAGGGAAGCGGCCAGCTGCTCCGCGTCTCCCCACATGGCCGCGAGCGCTTTCGATGACGCGGCCCGCCCAAGCACCGAAGCCGTCTGGAGCAGGCGCTTCTGCTCCTCGGGCAGCCGCTCGATGCGCGCCATCAGCACGCCCTGCACGGTGTCAGGGACGGCGATGTCGGCGTGAAGGTCGCCGCCGTCCGTGACCGCGCGGGTCAGCTCCTCGAGGAAGAAGGGATTGCCTTCGGCCCGGCTCAGGATGACCCGGGCCAGCGGCTCCGGCAGCTGCTGCGCCGGGCGGATTGACTGCGCGAGGCGCAGGCTGTCCTCAGGGGACAGCGGCGGCAGCGCGATCTGGGTCGCGTACGACTTCTCGATCCACGGCGGCCGATACCCCGACCGATAGGTTGTAACGAGGAGGAGCGGGGTTCCCGACAGGCCCTCGGTCAGGGAGGCGAACAGCTCCTCCGACGTCCGGTCGATCCAGTGCAGGTCTTCCAGGGCAATGATCAGAGGGCGCGCTTGGTTGGCGCGCAGGGTGACCCGCCTGAGCGTCTCGAACGTGTTCGCCTTCACCGCTTCGGGGCTCAGGCGCTCCAACGCCCGCGTCTCGTCCTTGAAGCCCAGCAGATTCAGCAGGTATGGCAGCGATTCCCCGAAGGGCAGGCGGAGCGCCTCGAGCCCCGACCGGATCTTCTCGGTCGTCGGCTCGGGCCCATCCGCCTCGGTGAGCCCGAAGCCCTTCCGGATGAGGTCGAGGAAGGGCAAGTACGGGATGGCGCTGCCGTAGGAGACACAACGTCCTTCGATGTAGCCCAGACCCTGGGCGGCGACGCGCCGGCGGAACTCGAAGAGCAGCCGCGATTTGCCGATCCCGGCGTCACCGACGATGCCGACGAGCTGCCCCTGGCCGGCCACCGCCGACGCGAGCCGGCCCTGGAGCACGTCCAGCTCCCGGCTCCGTCCGACGAACGCGACCATCTGCCCGGCGTGGCCAAGGCCGAGCTGCTCGTGCCCCGCCAGGAGATACGCCGGCTCCGCCGCGTCCGCGCCGCGGCCGACGCGCTCGAGCTTGAACCGGCGATCGAGAAACGCCCGCGCCGCCGCGCTCACCACGGTGACGCCCGGCGCGGCGTCCTTTAACAAGGCCGCGAGCGTGACCCAGGCCTGTTGTCTCGACTCGGCGTCGATCTCCACGCGCCCGTACAGCGGGGTCACCAGGCATTGGATCGTGTGTATGGCGATCTTGACGCCGAAGGGCGTGCCCTCTTCCACGTGCAGGCGCTCCAGCGCCTTGCCGATGGTGAGTGCCGCATGCGCCGCGCGCTGGGGCGTGTCCTCGGCCGGATCGAGGCCGAAGACGGCGGAAATGGCGTTCTGCCCCAGCTCGTCGATGTGCCCGCCGAACTCGCGCATCTTGCCCATCAGGGTCTCGATCTCGCGCGTGCTGCTCGGAGGGCTGTCGCTGTCGGCGGGCGGGATGAGCTCCGCCCGCAGCATGGTGATGCGCCGGCGTGCCCATCGGATGCGCGTGGGCGCCGCCGCCCGTTTGGGGGCAACGCGCGCCGGTTCCGCGCGGGCAGCGGCGGCGGGTTTGGCCGCGGCCGCGGCGGCGGGTGCGGGCCCTGTGCGGAGGCCGTACTTCTCGATGCGCGCGCGCACCGTGTTGCGCGAGATCCCGAGGAGAGCCGCAGTGCGCGAGATATTCCAGCCGCATTGGGTCAGGGCGGCCAGCAGGTGCCCGCGCATCGCGTCCTGGAGCGACCCCTGGGGCGCCACCTGCGCGGGGGCCGTCGGCTGCGCTGCGGCCACCGTCGACGGCAATTCCAGGATGTCCGCGCTCACCACGTTGCCCTCGGCGAGAAGCGCCACCCGCTCGGCCATGTTGCCGAGCTCGCGGACATTGCCCGGCCAGCCGTGCTCGAGGAGCCGCGCCTGCGCCTCCGGCGAAAGCGTCTTGGACGGCAATCCATAGTCGGCGCAGGCGCGGGCCAGGAAGCGCTCGGCCAGGAGCAGCACGTCGCGCCCGCGCTCGCGCAGCGGCGGCAGGGTGAGCGTCAGCACTGCTAAGCGGTGGTAGAGGTCCTCGCGGAAGGCGCGCTCGTGGACGGCGGCGCGCAGATCGGCGTTCGTCGCGCTGATGATCCAGATGTCCACCGGCTCGCTCGTGGTGCTCCCCAGCCGCCGCACCACCTGCTCTTCGAGCACCTTGAGGAGCTTGGCCTGGAGCGCGGCTGGAAGCAGCCCGATCTCGTCGAGGAAGATCGTGCCGCGGTGGGCGGTCTGGAAGAGCCCGGCCTTCGCGCGCCGCGCGTCGGTGAACGCCCCTCGCTCGTAGCCGAAGAGCTCGGATTCGAGCAGGGTGTCGGGGATCGCGGCGCAGTTGACGTCCACGAAGGGACCGCCGGCGCGCGGGCCCAGGCGATGGATGAGGCGGGCGACCAGCCCCTTGCCCGTCCCCGTCTCGCCCTGGATCAGGATGGACGGCATCCGGCGGCCGGATTGGGGGCGCGCCAGCAGGCGGCGGACATTGTCCCGCAGCGCCTGGATGGCGGCGCTCTCGCCAAGGATCTCGTCAAGGCCTGCCATCGCGCCCCAATCTACCCGGGTGGTCGGATTACTGCCCGATAATTTACCATCGCCAACCGTGACTGCCGGAGCGAACCCGCTGATTTTCATGCGCTCCTCCATGACGCCCTTCCTTCAGGCGCAGAAGAGGAGCACGCCGCATGCCATGAGGAACAGTAAGCACAGCTAGATCCGCTTGAGGACGAGGCTCGACGGGGAGTTCGGGAAGGGCCAGCCGGGTATCCAGGCCGAGAAGCGCCCGGCCGTGCCGCCGGCGACGACGATCTTCACGTTGGCCGGCTCGCGAAACTTCGTCACGCCGTGCCCGCCCACGTCCGCCAGCGTCTGCTCCCAGACGAACTGGCGCGCGTCCGCCTTCGACCAGCCGTCGGCCGCGATCGTCCTCGCGTGCTCGGGCCCGATCACCAGCACGGTGTCGCCGAGGCCGGCGTGGGTCTCGCTGGCGATCACGATCCCGCTACGGGCGATCGTCGCCAGGATCTCGCGCGCCGTTCGCCCCTGCGTGTTCGCCACGACCTGCGGCGCCTCGGCCGCGATAGCGGCCACCGTGCTGTCGCCGGCGGCGAAGCTGTGCTCGACGTGGAGCGGCTCCCACGGGCTCGCCTCCTCGTTCTCGCCGATGCAGTAGGAGTACCGGCCCGTCTGGGAGAAGGTGGACATGCTGATCTCACCAGGAATCGCGCCGCCGATGTTCTGCCACACCAGGCGCACCGCGCGGCCGATGGTCGCGTTGGCGCGCCAGCCCGGGCCGAAGACGCCCGCGCCCGAGTTG includes:
- a CDS encoding sigma 54-interacting transcriptional regulator, translated to MAGLDEILGESAAIQALRDNVRRLLARPQSGRRMPSILIQGETGTGKGLVARLIHRLGPRAGGPFVDVNCAAIPDTLLESELFGYERGAFTDARRAKAGLFQTAHRGTIFLDEIGLLPAALQAKLLKVLEEQVVRRLGSTTSEPVDIWIISATNADLRAAVHERAFREDLYHRLAVLTLTLPPLRERGRDVLLLAERFLARACADYGLPSKTLSPEAQARLLEHGWPGNVRELGNMAERVALLAEGNVVSADILELPSTVAAAQPTAPAQVAPQGSLQDAMRGHLLAALTQCGWNISRTAALLGISRNTVRARIEKYGLRTGPAPAAAAAAKPAAAARAEPARVAPKRAAAPTRIRWARRRITMLRAELIPPADSDSPPSSTREIETLMGKMREFGGHIDELGQNAISAVFGLDPAEDTPQRAAHAALTIGKALERLHVEEGTPFGVKIAIHTIQCLVTPLYGRVEIDAESRQQAWVTLAALLKDAAPGVTVVSAAARAFLDRRFKLERVGRGADAAEPAYLLAGHEQLGLGHAGQMVAFVGRSRELDVLQGRLASAVAGQGQLVGIVGDAGIGKSRLLFEFRRRVAAQGLGYIEGRCVSYGSAIPYLPFLDLIRKGFGLTEADGPEPTTEKIRSGLEALRLPFGESLPYLLNLLGFKDETRALERLSPEAVKANTFETLRRVTLRANQARPLIIALEDLHWIDRTSEELFASLTEGLSGTPLLLVTTYRSGYRPPWIEKSYATQIALPPLSPEDSLRLAQSIRPAQQLPEPLARVILSRAEGNPFFLEELTRAVTDGGDLHADIAVPDTVQGVLMARIERLPEEQKRLLQTASVLGRAASSKALAAMWGDAEQLAASLRELERLEFLYERRAGEETAYVFKHALIQEMAYESLLGPQRRELHAAAGRALEQLHAARLEDVYDRLAYHFARTGETAKAVDYLTRFADKAASRHAHVEAIAALEEALARVPGLPREAQDRLTLGLVLRLANSLVFLGRFREILDLLVAHEERLNRVADPRLTGLFHFQAGLVWSFVGDNERSELHARKALEASREAGDESTMGKARYVLAQNGIWWGRPHEVTTHASEAIVLLERTIEPYWLGMTHFILGINYAFVGQFVAALAEEAKVDAIGSAIGSKRLQSYAAWASGGMRAFMGDAELGIEGCRRSLERSPDPFNTADALCFLGYAYLENGQPAQAIGHLEQALDMFVQFRHRHFQSLVTAYLSEALFLMGDLARARQVASEGLELAKEGKFHYASALTRRLLARLAQAEGAPADALRLLTEARELFVSGDMEHEVARTELALGELAHARGDGDALRAHLAQALALFTRLGVPRYVERTRRLAAGWGAPLPS